From Paenibacillus sp. GP183, one genomic window encodes:
- a CDS encoding polysaccharide deacetylase family protein — MDSFGIASLIMCLSFCLTFIPPQQTLAELSPSSLTNSIITDPNLSKPEEKTKQEEASKQEEISKQKERSKQEEIYQLLLKGKIPHSIVTNYQTPEEPTVYLTFDDGPSKLTWSVLDILKDEEVKGTFFMVGEQAQSYPDLVKRVVREGHAIGNHSYNHVYKELYEDYDGFWKQIKQNEQILFHLSGSYSRLLRAPGGTSTNFDAFYFYYLEQAGYIVMDWNVDCGDSARRNVPASEIIQNVKKAPLRHEMNVLIHDGSGHHSSVQALKEIIRYFKNNGYTFAPLSSEVKPMQFPVAATKWKRDVSFARFLEFDTDTRAYASVFSQTHILSE, encoded by the coding sequence ATGGATAGTTTTGGAATTGCTTCTTTGATCATGTGCTTAAGCTTTTGTCTAACTTTTATTCCGCCTCAGCAAACACTAGCTGAACTATCTCCCTCCAGTTTGACCAACTCCATTATTACCGATCCCAATCTTTCCAAACCGGAAGAAAAAACGAAACAGGAAGAGGCTTCCAAGCAAGAAGAGATATCCAAGCAAAAAGAAAGATCCAAGCAAGAAGAGATCTATCAGCTGCTACTTAAAGGGAAAATACCCCATTCCATCGTTACTAATTATCAAACACCTGAAGAACCTACCGTGTATCTGACCTTTGATGACGGTCCAAGCAAGCTGACATGGAGTGTTCTCGATATTTTAAAAGATGAAGAGGTCAAAGGGACTTTCTTTATGGTCGGCGAACAGGCGCAATCTTACCCGGATTTAGTAAAAAGAGTTGTGAGAGAAGGCCATGCCATTGGAAACCACTCTTACAATCATGTTTATAAGGAACTTTATGAGGACTATGACGGCTTTTGGAAGCAAATCAAGCAAAACGAGCAAATCCTATTTCATTTGTCAGGCTCTTATTCGCGATTGCTCCGCGCCCCTGGCGGCACTTCAACTAATTTCGATGCTTTTTATTTTTATTACCTGGAGCAGGCCGGTTATATCGTGATGGACTGGAATGTGGACTGTGGAGATTCCGCACGAAGAAATGTGCCTGCGAGTGAGATCATTCAAAACGTCAAGAAAGCGCCCCTCCGCCACGAAATGAACGTTCTCATCCATGACGGAAGCGGGCATCATTCATCCGTTCAGGCGTTGAAGGAGATTATTCGGTATTTTAAAAACAATGGATATACGTTTGCACCGCTTTCCTCAGAGGTTAAACCCATGCAATTTCCGGTGGCTGCAACCAAATGGAAACGAGATGTGAGCTTTGCCCGTTTTTTGGAATTTGACACGGATACTCGTGCTTATGCATCGGTTTTTAGCCAAACCCATATTCTATCGGAATAA
- a CDS encoding DUF58 domain-containing protein yields MKTWFNWLILLVGCGLAGFLAENRGGFISYYLFFCSLTFLLYAALLQVFAWRGIQVQHHLSNTICLSGEELLVSVQLSFHMLFPLLWLVLHDTWMHSGSGEKLHAHKLIFPWLRRSFRIHYRIIGLQRGQYVLTGSELITGDPFGFTIKKKAVHASQSCKVYPKPADLLQIRQPLLSEPQELGLVRKYVSGDPLRRIHWKSSARLGQLMTKETEQTASASRMLLLDAAPAARAETSHSLLEHGVALAAAFFEAAASDRESCGFACSSTRRIAPAIRQDLTLAYEVLASVGGKSAMSFPDLVRKETALLAPDTSMLCITSTVDSALLRALMEARGRARRVHVICVHDEAGLSAAQREAALQLQALGCSFSAVPQPRSVWPGPGVIADASA; encoded by the coding sequence ATGAAAACTTGGTTTAATTGGCTAATCCTGCTCGTAGGATGCGGTTTGGCAGGCTTTTTGGCCGAAAATCGCGGAGGGTTTATTTCTTACTATTTGTTTTTTTGTTCACTTACTTTTTTGCTTTATGCCGCTCTTTTGCAAGTTTTTGCATGGAGGGGGATTCAAGTTCAGCATCATCTGTCTAACACTATTTGCCTATCCGGTGAAGAGCTGCTCGTTTCGGTACAGCTCTCTTTTCACATGCTGTTTCCGCTCCTGTGGCTCGTCCTGCACGATACATGGATGCATTCGGGAAGCGGAGAAAAGCTCCATGCTCACAAGCTGATTTTTCCCTGGCTTCGCCGATCCTTCCGGATCCATTACCGGATAATCGGTCTGCAGCGCGGACAATACGTGCTCACGGGCAGTGAATTGATCACCGGGGATCCCTTTGGATTCACGATTAAAAAGAAAGCGGTGCACGCCTCACAGTCCTGCAAAGTGTACCCTAAACCGGCGGATCTGCTCCAAATCCGCCAGCCCCTCCTGTCTGAGCCGCAAGAGCTCGGCTTAGTTCGAAAATACGTCAGCGGCGACCCCCTGCGCCGCATCCACTGGAAGTCATCCGCCCGTCTGGGGCAGCTGATGACCAAAGAGACCGAGCAGACCGCATCCGCCTCGCGGATGCTCCTGCTCGACGCGGCGCCCGCCGCTCGAGCAGAGACTTCGCATTCTCTGCTCGAGCACGGCGTCGCGCTGGCGGCGGCCTTCTTCGAAGCCGCCGCCTCGGACCGGGAGAGCTGCGGCTTCGCCTGCAGCTCCACCCGGCGAATCGCGCCTGCGATTCGCCAAGATCTTACGCTCGCGTATGAGGTCCTCGCGAGCGTAGGCGGCAAGAGCGCCATGTCCTTTCCTGACCTCGTCAGGAAAGAAACCGCGCTCTTGGCGCCGGATACGTCGATGCTGTGCATCACATCGACGGTCGATTCGGCCCTGCTGCGCGCGCTGATGGAGGCGCGCGGCAGGGCGAGGCGCGTGCACGTGATATGCGTGCACGACGAAGCTGGCCTCTCGGCTGCGCAGCGAGAAGCGGCTTTGCAGCTACAGGCCTTAGGCTGCAGCTTCTCGGCTGTGCCGCAGCCGCGCAGCGTGTGGCCGGGGCCGGGGGTGATCGCGGATGCCAGCGCATAA
- a CDS encoding transglutaminase-like domain-containing protein: MPAHNPPQHSAAPAGSRVFRASAGSARLRLSSADARTTQARGVSARGSAASVRASYHKAAAHTKLANGVPASPEKFLLRDGVFLLLLFLLLWEWVRPLPQLSHASESSIVPILLVFGLSIFLDWLQISYLHGWLIRFTALLGLIGYLFYPDIFTEFTWLQEYALLLSQDGLHIVHGNLDSVSQQSRLVLFMMGWMLMITVIGFILLQKQYALWLVAGTLLYLIALQLFQNMDTDIPIFRTVGIGILLLALLNIPKLERIYGSKPLNSVWPGRWLAASLFIAAVISGIGWIGHQSLTVKQLKPIDTAAILHQWESYLRQQPQLLNKTTATRSKSGYGEDDSSLGGRMTLDNSLIFTAQVSELANWRGESKSLYTGKGWTGTEPNWSAAQRDSAYLNTAAPAYTQEVTWNSAEPNRQIFYSGKLDYVNIMLTKEGKPTPFDFLLWDKDSGKVSLPLISDPINYYRITAHPIQKDPVLLMKDTAAYPLEITEAYLQLPPNLPPKIKQLAERIADGLDSPFAKAAAIENYLRSTYTYSLDKPTLPAANEDFVNHFLFVDQTGYCDHFSTAMVIMLRSAGIPARWVKGFAPGEVITPSQSIQSIQTTRTVEVRAKDAHSWAEVYFPSAGWIPFEPTPGFTDQSLKSLDTVVPAKVKLPAIHTVWQLPNFHSVDDWVLQHWSLLAFTAGGLLIVAIALLFMTARRRRHSAINERIRQMDRIWLKIFRHLAAKPAEQTLREYIAALKLPNGEKKRALLEFLRLYENLSFNGEERRLLSRNQIMEAWNSIKKG, encoded by the coding sequence ATGCCAGCGCATAATCCGCCGCAGCACTCCGCTGCTCCCGCAGGCAGCCGCGTTTTTCGCGCGAGCGCGGGCTCCGCTCGTCTGCGCTTGAGCTCAGCCGATGCCCGTACAACGCAGGCTCGTGGTGTATCTGCTCGCGGCAGCGCTGCATCCGTCCGCGCCAGTTACCATAAAGCCGCCGCCCATACGAAGCTTGCCAATGGCGTACCTGCTTCCCCGGAGAAATTTCTTCTCAGGGACGGCGTTTTCTTGCTGCTATTGTTTTTGCTGCTGTGGGAGTGGGTGCGCCCTCTGCCGCAGCTGTCCCATGCTTCGGAATCCAGCATCGTGCCTATATTGCTAGTATTCGGCTTAAGTATCTTCCTAGACTGGCTCCAGATCTCTTATTTGCATGGGTGGCTGATCAGGTTCACTGCGCTTTTGGGCTTGATAGGTTATCTGTTTTATCCAGATATCTTCACGGAATTTACATGGCTGCAGGAGTACGCGCTTTTACTGAGTCAAGATGGGTTACATATCGTTCACGGCAATCTGGATAGTGTTAGTCAGCAAAGCCGATTGGTCCTGTTTATGATGGGGTGGATGCTGATGATAACCGTAATCGGGTTCATCTTACTGCAGAAACAGTACGCATTGTGGTTGGTGGCCGGCACCTTGCTTTATTTAATTGCGCTCCAGCTTTTTCAAAATATGGACACGGACATACCCATCTTTCGCACTGTGGGCATAGGAATTTTATTGCTGGCTTTACTAAACATCCCCAAACTCGAGAGAATATATGGGAGTAAGCCCCTGAATTCCGTCTGGCCTGGACGCTGGCTAGCCGCTAGCCTTTTTATAGCTGCAGTTATCTCAGGAATAGGGTGGATAGGCCATCAATCTCTAACTGTAAAGCAATTGAAACCCATCGATACGGCTGCGATTTTACATCAATGGGAAAGTTATCTGAGGCAGCAGCCACAGCTATTAAATAAGACAACAGCCACTCGGTCGAAATCAGGATATGGTGAGGATGACTCATCTTTGGGCGGTCGGATGACCCTGGATAACAGCCTGATTTTCACAGCACAAGTTTCAGAATTAGCGAATTGGCGCGGAGAGTCAAAAAGCTTGTACACCGGAAAAGGGTGGACTGGTACAGAACCCAATTGGAGCGCTGCTCAGCGGGATTCGGCTTATTTGAATACAGCTGCGCCTGCTTATACACAAGAGGTGACTTGGAATAGCGCTGAACCCAACAGACAAATTTTTTACAGCGGCAAGCTGGATTATGTAAATATTATGCTAACGAAAGAAGGGAAGCCAACTCCATTTGATTTTCTTCTGTGGGATAAAGACAGCGGTAAAGTGAGTCTTCCTCTGATTTCAGATCCTATTAACTATTATCGAATCACCGCTCATCCAATCCAAAAGGATCCTGTTCTATTAATGAAGGATACGGCGGCTTATCCTTTGGAAATCACTGAAGCTTATCTTCAATTGCCGCCAAACCTTCCGCCTAAAATCAAGCAGCTGGCGGAACGGATTGCCGATGGGTTGGATAGTCCCTTTGCAAAAGCAGCGGCCATTGAGAATTACTTGCGCTCGACATACACCTATAGCTTGGATAAACCAACACTTCCTGCAGCGAATGAGGATTTTGTAAATCACTTTCTGTTTGTTGATCAAACCGGCTACTGTGATCATTTCTCTACAGCAATGGTAATCATGCTGCGTTCCGCGGGAATTCCGGCAAGGTGGGTCAAAGGATTTGCACCTGGTGAAGTTATAACACCGAGCCAGTCCATCCAGTCCATCCAGACGACCCGGACGGTAGAGGTACGCGCCAAGGATGCTCACTCATGGGCTGAGGTTTATTTTCCCTCTGCGGGCTGGATACCTTTTGAGCCGACACCCGGCTTTACGGACCAAAGCTTGAAATCGTTGGATACGGTCGTGCCCGCCAAAGTTAAATTGCCCGCTATACATACAGTTTGGCAGCTGCCGAATTTTCATTCTGTTGATGATTGGGTTCTGCAACATTGGAGCTTGCTGGCCTTTACTGCCGGAGGCCTATTGATAGTGGCAATTGCTTTGTTATTCATGACCGCAAGAAGAAGGCGGCATTCCGCTATTAATGAAAGAATCCGTCAAATGGACCGGATATGGCTGAAAATCTTTCGCCACCTCGCCGCCAAACCTGCTGAGCAAACCCTCAGGGAGTACATCGCTGCCTTGAAGCTGCCTAATGGAGAGAAGAAACGTGCGCTGCTCGAATTTCTGCGGCTTTATGAAAACCTCAGCTTCAACGGGGAGGAACGTCGCCTTCTATCTCGGAATCAAATCATGGAGGCCTGGAATTCGATCAAAAAAGGCTAA
- a CDS encoding MoxR family ATPase, whose protein sequence is MQPFSGLFDKPESIMERMFHQVEKVILGKRETIVHVFAAMLCGGHVLLEDVPGVGKTMLVRAVARTLGCECKRIQCTPDLLPSDITGVSIYNPKTMEFEFRPGPLFSSIVLVDELNRTSPKTQSALLEAMEEKRVTVDGVSYVLPDPFILLATQNPLECEGTFALPEAQLDRFMMKLTLGYPNVQQEKKMLDGLLDKPPLPQLKPVIVQDEFIELQKAASHIHVDDTLKDYIVRITAATRQHKELYLGASPRASYALMRAAQAIAFIEGRSYMVPDDIRGLILPVLSHRLLLTSEARIAGKTAADILEDILTSLPLPLLRFVSRKQGGYENLV, encoded by the coding sequence ATGCAGCCGTTTAGCGGATTATTTGATAAACCCGAATCTATTATGGAAAGAATGTTCCATCAAGTAGAGAAGGTTATTTTGGGCAAAAGAGAGACCATTGTACATGTTTTTGCGGCTATGCTCTGTGGGGGGCATGTATTGTTAGAGGATGTTCCCGGTGTCGGTAAAACAATGCTGGTTCGCGCAGTCGCAAGAACGCTGGGCTGTGAATGCAAGCGAATTCAATGTACGCCCGACCTTTTGCCTTCGGATATTACCGGAGTATCGATCTACAATCCTAAAACGATGGAATTTGAGTTTCGACCCGGACCCTTGTTCTCTTCTATCGTTCTAGTAGATGAATTAAATCGGACATCACCTAAAACTCAGTCCGCACTGCTGGAAGCCATGGAAGAAAAACGGGTAACAGTAGACGGGGTCAGCTACGTGCTGCCGGATCCGTTCATCCTTCTGGCCACCCAAAATCCGCTTGAATGCGAGGGAACATTTGCTTTGCCGGAAGCTCAATTGGATCGTTTCATGATGAAGCTTACCCTAGGTTATCCGAATGTGCAGCAGGAAAAGAAGATGCTGGACGGGCTTTTGGACAAGCCGCCGCTTCCACAGCTTAAGCCTGTTATTGTTCAAGACGAATTTATCGAGCTGCAAAAGGCGGCAAGTCATATCCATGTGGATGATACGCTCAAAGATTACATCGTAAGAATTACAGCTGCCACCAGACAGCACAAAGAGCTTTACTTGGGGGCAAGCCCTCGAGCCTCCTATGCACTCATGCGAGCCGCACAGGCGATAGCTTTCATTGAAGGAAGAAGCTACATGGTTCCTGACGATATCAGAGGCCTTATCCTGCCGGTGCTTTCGCATCGCTTGCTGCTGACTTCAGAGGCGAGGATAGCCGGAAAAACCGCAGCCGATATTTTGGAGGACATTCTAACCAGCCTGCCGCTTCCATTACTTCGATTCGTGTCGAGAAAGCAGGGCGGTTATGAAAACTTGGTTTAA
- the guaA gene encoding glutamine-hydrolyzing GMP synthase has product MNKPNELIVVLDFGGQYNQLIARRIRDLGVYSELMPFNTTMDKIRSLQPKGIIFSGGPASVYGEGAPHVDPAIYDLGIPILGICYGMQLIAHQLNGKVEASKTREYGKAEIDFVEGSALVQGLGVKQVVWMSHGDHVSQLPEGFVLDASTESAPIAAMSHRGKNVHAVQFHPEVRHSAQGNEMIHNFIYGVCGCHGDWSMESFIEDTIKDIRAEVGDKKVLCALSGGVDSSVVAILIHKAIGSQLTCMFIDHGLLRKGEAESVMDTFVGKFDMKVVKIDARDRFMGKLSGVDDPEQKRKIIGTEFIRVFEEESGQFDDFSFLAQGTLYTDIVESGTATAQTIKSHHNVGGLPKDMKFKLVEPLKALFKDEVRKVGEECGLPPEIVWRQPFPGPGLAIRVLGEVTEDKLHIVRESDAILRDEIAKAGLDREIWQYFTALPNMKSVGVMGDARTYSYTVGIRAVTSIDGMTADWARIPYDVLEKISNRIVNEVENVNRVVYDVTSKPPATIEWE; this is encoded by the coding sequence ATGAATAAACCGAATGAGTTAATCGTGGTCTTGGATTTTGGGGGGCAATACAATCAATTGATTGCGAGGAGAATTCGTGATTTAGGCGTTTACAGTGAGCTTATGCCTTTTAATACCACTATGGATAAAATTCGCAGCCTTCAGCCCAAAGGGATCATTTTCTCGGGCGGTCCAGCCAGTGTATACGGGGAGGGTGCACCGCATGTGGATCCTGCTATTTATGATCTCGGGATTCCGATACTGGGGATTTGCTACGGAATGCAGCTGATCGCTCATCAATTGAACGGCAAGGTAGAAGCCTCGAAAACGCGGGAGTATGGAAAAGCGGAGATAGATTTTGTGGAAGGCAGCGCGCTTGTGCAAGGCCTTGGTGTGAAGCAAGTCGTCTGGATGAGTCATGGGGATCATGTTTCCCAGCTTCCTGAAGGCTTTGTTCTGGATGCAAGTACAGAGTCTGCCCCCATAGCGGCTATGAGCCATCGTGGGAAAAATGTGCATGCCGTGCAGTTTCATCCTGAGGTACGTCACTCCGCACAAGGCAATGAAATGATTCATAACTTTATTTATGGCGTTTGCGGCTGCCATGGTGATTGGAGTATGGAAAGCTTTATTGAAGACACAATTAAAGATATCCGGGCGGAGGTTGGCGATAAAAAAGTGCTCTGCGCGCTTAGCGGAGGAGTAGACTCATCCGTAGTTGCCATTCTGATCCATAAAGCAATAGGCAGCCAACTGACCTGCATGTTCATCGATCATGGACTGCTGCGCAAAGGTGAAGCAGAAAGCGTTATGGACACCTTTGTCGGCAAGTTCGACATGAAGGTTGTTAAAATCGATGCCCGCGACCGCTTTATGGGTAAACTATCGGGTGTAGATGATCCTGAGCAAAAGCGTAAAATTATCGGAACTGAATTTATCCGTGTTTTTGAAGAAGAATCCGGACAATTTGATGATTTTTCATTTCTGGCTCAAGGAACGCTGTACACGGATATTGTAGAAAGCGGAACGGCTACCGCGCAAACGATCAAATCGCATCACAACGTGGGTGGTCTTCCCAAAGATATGAAGTTCAAGCTGGTTGAGCCTTTAAAAGCTTTGTTTAAAGACGAAGTGCGCAAGGTCGGAGAAGAATGTGGCCTGCCCCCAGAAATCGTTTGGAGACAGCCTTTCCCAGGGCCGGGTCTCGCGATTCGTGTTCTGGGTGAAGTGACAGAGGACAAGCTGCACATTGTTCGGGAATCCGATGCGATTCTTCGAGATGAAATTGCCAAGGCCGGACTCGATCGCGAGATCTGGCAGTACTTTACGGCGCTCCCTAATATGAAGAGTGTTGGGGTCATGGGCGATGCCCGGACTTATTCCTATACAGTTGGGATTCGCGCAGTTACTTCTATAGACGGAATGACGGCCGACTGGGCCCGTATACCTTATGATGTTCTTGAGAAGATTTCCAATCGGATTGTAAATGAAGTCGAGAATGTGAATCGTGTTGTGTATGATGTCACTTCCAAACCGCCAGCCACTATCGAATGGGAATAA
- the bcp gene encoding thioredoxin-dependent thiol peroxidase, translating into MVQTLLGQAAPKFTLPASNGNQVSLKDYRGKKLVIYFYPTDMTPTCTQQSCDFRDFNGQFASNGTEVIGISPDGLQSHDKFIAMYELPFLLLSDPEHKVAEKYGVWTLKKLYGREYMGIERSTFLIDEKGRIAKEWRKVRLKNHVQQVLNAVKELG; encoded by the coding sequence ATGGTTCAAACCTTATTAGGGCAAGCGGCCCCCAAATTTACATTGCCAGCTTCCAATGGGAACCAGGTTTCCCTTAAGGATTACCGCGGCAAGAAGCTGGTGATCTACTTTTACCCTACGGATATGACCCCAACCTGCACGCAGCAATCCTGCGATTTTCGGGATTTCAATGGCCAATTTGCCTCGAACGGCACCGAAGTGATTGGAATCAGCCCCGATGGACTGCAATCCCATGACAAATTTATCGCTATGTACGAGCTGCCATTCTTGCTGCTTTCCGATCCTGAACATAAAGTCGCAGAGAAGTACGGTGTATGGACGCTGAAAAAATTGTACGGCAGAGAGTATATGGGTATCGAACGTTCTACCTTTCTAATCGATGAAAAAGGCCGGATTGCCAAAGAATGGCGAAAAGTGAGGCTTAAGAATCATGTTCAACAAGTATTGAATGCCGTGAAGGAACTTGGCTGA
- a CDS encoding NCS2 family permease, with the protein MDRFFKLKQHGTTVRIEIMAGLTTFMTMAYILAVNPNTLNAFGRTGMDWYAVFLATALAAGIFTVAMGLFVNFPVALAPGMGLNAYFASVILASAATGQPFTWQMGLTAVFVSGLIFILLTITQIRQMLVDAVPDGLKHAITVGIGLFIAIIGLKNSGLLTVGIESLNVIPKGTFTDVLFFETVFHMGSLQNPGVQIAIIGLVLISVLMVLKVRGAILFGILGTTLIAACMGEVNWGALNNNQTPWLPHFDKLQFMSFDWNGIMHTGIISVIATFTFVELFDTFGTLVGTANRAGIKTNTEEGKKQIGKAMLVDAIGVSGGAMLGTSTTTVYIESAAGVAEGGRTGLTAVTTGVCFLLALFLAPVVALIPGSATAAALIIVGVLMMQSIREIDFQEFVIGIPAFMTIAFMPFTYNIANGISFGIFFYVILATIANLGGKGKYKVHWLMWVLAVLILARYIFIGSQG; encoded by the coding sequence ATGGATCGTTTTTTTAAGTTAAAGCAGCACGGAACAACAGTAAGGATAGAAATCATGGCCGGCCTGACGACATTTATGACGATGGCCTACATTCTTGCTGTAAATCCTAATACGCTCAACGCGTTTGGACGTACGGGCATGGATTGGTATGCTGTATTTCTGGCAACAGCTTTGGCAGCAGGGATTTTTACCGTTGCGATGGGCCTATTCGTTAATTTTCCCGTAGCTCTTGCTCCGGGGATGGGTCTCAATGCATATTTTGCATCCGTCATTTTGGCTTCAGCTGCGACCGGGCAGCCGTTTACCTGGCAGATGGGTTTAACCGCTGTTTTCGTCTCAGGTTTAATATTTATCCTCTTAACGATCACCCAAATACGGCAAATGCTGGTCGATGCCGTTCCCGATGGTCTCAAGCATGCGATAACAGTAGGAATTGGGTTATTTATTGCTATTATCGGCTTGAAAAACAGCGGTCTTCTAACCGTTGGCATTGAGTCTCTGAATGTTATCCCTAAAGGTACCTTTACAGATGTTCTTTTCTTTGAGACCGTATTTCATATGGGAAGCTTGCAAAATCCGGGTGTTCAGATTGCTATCATTGGTCTTGTTCTAATCTCGGTACTTATGGTGCTCAAGGTTCGCGGAGCTATTTTATTTGGAATTCTAGGGACGACCTTGATTGCCGCTTGTATGGGAGAAGTGAATTGGGGTGCGCTTAACAACAACCAGACTCCATGGCTGCCGCATTTCGATAAGCTTCAGTTTATGTCTTTTGATTGGAATGGAATCATGCATACCGGGATTATCTCGGTCATCGCAACATTTACATTTGTTGAACTGTTCGACACTTTCGGAACCTTAGTTGGAACTGCAAACCGTGCCGGAATTAAGACAAACACCGAAGAAGGCAAGAAGCAGATTGGCAAAGCCATGTTGGTAGACGCCATTGGAGTGAGCGGTGGTGCCATGCTCGGAACCTCTACCACGACTGTTTACATTGAAAGTGCGGCAGGTGTTGCTGAAGGCGGACGTACGGGACTAACTGCTGTAACTACGGGTGTTTGTTTCTTGCTTGCTTTATTCCTTGCTCCTGTCGTTGCGCTTATTCCTGGCTCTGCAACGGCCGCCGCGTTAATCATCGTTGGTGTATTAATGATGCAATCCATTCGTGAAATTGACTTTCAGGAATTCGTTATCGGTATTCCGGCATTTATGACCATCGCCTTTATGCCATTCACTTATAACATAGCTAATGGAATATCCTTCGGGATCTTCTTCTATGTAATATTGGCCACAATCGCTAATTTGGGCGGCAAAGGAAAGTACAAGGTTCATTGGCTGATGTGGGTTTTGGCTGTCTTGATTCTTGCGCGTTACATCTTTATTGGAAGTCAAGGATAA